In the genome of Enterobacteriaceae endosymbiont of Donacia marginata, one region contains:
- the lipA gene encoding lipoyl synthase, producing MNNLYNMKQKILKKPNWIKIRFSVKKINKIKKIKSILKNNGLYSVCEEASCPNLIECFGKGQLTFMILGNICTRNCPYCDVTHGRPKIKYDENEASNLAKIIFKMKLKYVVITSVNRDDLHDGGANQFINCIKKIREKNTNIKIEILVPDFKNCIEKALNILSYELPDVFNHNIETVERLYYKIRPAGKYQKSLILLKKFKNLFPHIMTKSGLMVGLGETKKELFNTIKDLKYNKVDILTIGQYLQPSKNHIPVYKYLNLNEFYQIKKEAEKIGFKKVICGPFIRSSYNAEKFFF from the coding sequence ATAAATAATTTATATAATATGAAACAAAAAATTTTAAAAAAACCTAATTGGATTAAAATTAGATTTTCAGTAAAAAAAATTAATAAAATAAAAAAAATTAAATCTATTTTAAAAAATAATGGATTATATTCAGTATGTGAAGAAGCTTCTTGTCCTAATTTAATCGAATGTTTTGGAAAAGGACAATTAACTTTTATGATTTTAGGTAATATATGTACAAGAAATTGTCCATACTGTGATGTAACTCATGGTAGACCAAAAATAAAATATGATGAAAATGAAGCTTCTAACTTAGCTAAAATAATTTTTAAAATGAAATTAAAATATGTTGTTATTACTTCTGTAAATCGTGATGATTTACATGATGGAGGGGCAAATCAATTTATTAATTGTATAAAAAAAATACGAGAAAAAAATACTAATATCAAAATTGAAATTTTAGTTCCTGATTTTAAAAATTGTATAGAAAAAGCTTTAAATATATTAAGTTATGAATTGCCTGATGTTTTTAATCATAATATAGAAACAGTAGAACGTTTATATTATAAAATACGTCCTGCCGGAAAATATCAAAAATCTTTAATATTATTAAAAAAGTTTAAAAACTTATTTCCTCATATTATGACTAAATCAGGATTAATGGTCGGATTAGGAGAAACAAAAAAAGAATTATTTAATACTATAAAAGATCTAAAATATAATAAAGTCGATATCCTAACCATAGGTCAATATTTACAACCTAGTAAAAATCATATACCTGTTTATAAATATCTTAATTTAAATGAATTTTATCAAATTAAAAAAGAAGCAGAAAAAATTGGTTTTAAAAAAGTAATATGTGGTCCATTTATACGTTCTTCATATAATGCTGAAAAATTTTTCTTTTAG
- the cspE gene encoding transcription antiterminator/RNA stability regulator CspE, with translation MSKIKGNVKWFNESKGFGFITPEDGSKDVFVHFSAIQSSGFKTLTEGQRVEFEITNGAKGPSAANVVAL, from the coding sequence ATGTCCAAGATTAAAGGTAACGTTAAGTGGTTTAATGAATCTAAAGGTTTTGGTTTCATTACTCCTGAAGATGGTAGTAAAGATGTTTTTGTACATTTTTCTGCAATTCAAAGTAGTGGTTTTAAAACACTAACCGAAGGCCAAAGAGTAGAATTTGAAATTACTAACGGAGCCAAAGGACCTTCTGCTGCTAATGTTGTTGCTCTTTAA
- a CDS encoding enoyl-ACP reductase FabI has protein sequence MDLLLGKKILITGILNKYSIAYGIACTMYKHKANLIFTYQNKKNKEKIKKLAGKMTKNPLIKCDVSKDTDLKYLFFKISQIWNKFDGFVHSIAFAPNNTLKGDFIKNTSRLTFQISHDISSYSLLGMVKESINILNEKSSIIVLTYLGSRIVINNYNIMGLAKSSLEANIRYIACNIGNKNIRINGISPAPLKTSASSQIKNISNIIKLYKKNSPLSEKITIKHIGNVATFLASDLSLGITGEIINLDSGFNIK, from the coding sequence ATGGATTTATTATTAGGAAAAAAAATATTAATTACTGGGATTTTAAATAAATATTCGATTGCATATGGCATAGCTTGTACTATGTACAAACATAAAGCAAATTTAATATTTACATATCAAAATAAAAAAAATAAAGAAAAGATAAAAAAACTAGCAGGGAAAATGACAAAAAATCCACTTATAAAGTGTGATGTATCTAAAGATACTGATCTTAAATATTTATTTTTTAAAATATCACAAATATGGAATAAATTTGATGGTTTTGTACATTCTATTGCATTTGCGCCTAATAATACTTTAAAAGGAGATTTTATTAAAAATACATCTCGTTTAACATTTCAAATTTCACATGATATTAGTTCTTATAGTTTATTAGGTATGGTAAAAGAAAGTATAAATATATTAAATGAAAAATCTTCAATTATTGTATTAACTTATTTAGGATCAAGAATTGTCATCAATAACTATAATATTATGGGATTAGCAAAATCCTCATTAGAGGCTAATATTCGTTATATCGCATGTAATATTGGTAATAAAAATATTAGAATTAATGGTATTTCACCAGCTCCATTAAAAACTAGTGCATCTTCACAAATAAAAAATATTAGTAATATCATAAAATTATATAAAAAAAATAGTCCTTTATCAGAAAAAATTACTATAAAACATATAGGTAATGTTGCCACTTTTTTAGCTTCTGATTTATCTTTAGGTATAACGGGAGAAATAATAAACTTAGATTCTGGATTTAATATAAAATAA
- a CDS encoding Re/Si-specific NAD(P)(+) transhydrogenase subunit alpha, which yields MIIGIPKEKYFKEKRIAMTPLNIKKLIKLGFKVYVEKDAGILSYFQNQDFINAGAKIVENKKIWESNIIIKIHPLDIEETKLIKNNSILISFIWPNKNSILLNILVEKNITTIAMDTVPRISRAQSLDALSSMNNLSGYRSIIESINLLQRTPNGQITAAGKILPAKVMVIGAGVAGLSAIGTAKSLGAKVIAFDKRKEVKEQIHSMGAEFLELKEQQEDNDNEYKTLSSKKKLQLEKDYFTNIVKTTDIIITTAVILNKKAPILITKDMIKLMKPGSIIFDLAIENGGNCELTEINKIITTNNNIKILGCTNLPSKLAPQASQLYSTNIINLMNLLSKNNLGKISINLEDEIIRNMTIIYDKKIIWPAPKIILKKTKNDIEEKNNFEKNKNSVNIKKNTCFFKSNYFLYTIGLFCIYYITNFIPYEIIPHFIIFLLSCIIGYYVVWNVDHKLHTPLMSVTNAISGIIIIGSILQINSNYFTIIILSSLGTLLSSINIFGGLTITQRMLQMFRKN from the coding sequence ATGATAATCGGGATACCTAAAGAAAAATATTTTAAAGAAAAAAGAATAGCTATGACTCCTTTAAATATTAAAAAATTAATAAAATTAGGATTTAAAGTATATGTCGAAAAAGATGCTGGAATTCTTTCTTATTTTCAAAATCAAGATTTTATAAATGCAGGAGCAAAGATAGTAGAAAATAAAAAAATTTGGGAATCTAATATAATAATAAAAATTCATCCTCTTGATATAGAAGAAACTAAACTTATAAAAAATAATAGTATATTGATTAGTTTTATTTGGCCAAACAAAAATAGTATTTTGTTAAATATTTTAGTAGAAAAAAATATAACTACTATTGCAATGGACACAGTTCCCAGAATATCTAGAGCACAATCTTTAGATGCATTAAGTTCCATGAATAATTTATCTGGTTATAGAAGTATTATAGAATCTATAAATTTATTACAAAGAACTCCAAATGGACAAATAACTGCTGCAGGCAAAATATTACCAGCCAAAGTGATGGTTATTGGAGCAGGGGTAGCTGGATTATCGGCTATTGGTACTGCTAAAAGTTTAGGAGCAAAAGTAATCGCTTTTGATAAAAGGAAAGAAGTAAAAGAACAAATTCATAGTATGGGTGCTGAATTTTTAGAATTAAAAGAACAACAAGAAGATAATGATAATGAATATAAAACTCTTTCATCTAAAAAAAAATTACAATTAGAAAAAGATTATTTTACTAATATTGTAAAAACAACAGATATTATTATTACAACAGCAGTAATTTTAAACAAAAAAGCACCTATTTTAATTACTAAAGATATGATTAAATTAATGAAACCAGGTAGTATTATCTTTGATCTTGCAATTGAAAATGGGGGTAATTGTGAATTAACAGAAATAAATAAAATAATTACTACAAATAATAATATAAAAATATTAGGATGTACTAATTTACCTAGTAAATTAGCACCACAAGCTTCACAATTATATAGTACTAATATTATTAATTTAATGAATTTATTATCTAAAAATAATTTAGGTAAAATTTCTATTAATTTAGAAGATGAAATTATAAGAAATATGACTATTATTTATGATAAAAAAATTATTTGGCCTGCCCCAAAAATTATATTAAAAAAAACAAAAAATGATATAGAAGAAAAAAATAATTTCGAAAAAAATAAAAATAGTGTAAATATAAAAAAAAATACATGTTTTTTTAAAAGTAATTATTTTTTATATACTATAGGATTATTCTGTATTTATTATATAACAAATTTTATTCCTTATGAAATAATACCTCATTTTATAATCTTTTTATTATCTTGTATAATAGGATATTATGTGGTATGGAATGTAGATCATAAATTACATACTCCATTAATGTCTGTTACAAATGCAATTTCTGGTATTATTATTATTGGTTCTATATTACAAATAAATAGTAATTATTTTACTATAATTATATTATCATCTTTAGGAACTTTATTATCTAGTATTAATATTTTTGGAGGATTAACTATTACTCAACGTATGTTACAAATGTTTCGTAAAAATTAG
- a CDS encoding NAD(P)(+) transhydrogenase (Re/Si-specific) subunit beta — protein MFFDRSLIFIYTISAILFILSIASLSKKETSQRGNLLAINGMLIAIIITILKSPINNIGYVFGAIFLGAIIGISISKKIDMTKMPQLIAILHSFVGLTAILVGFNNYLSLIYNKNIFYKNIDIQLVEIFISIFIGSITLIGSIIAFNKLSGFIKSETLNIKHKNKIHILTLFTSFIFMIIFLKTHNIKLQITVLGLIFLISLIFGFHLIMSIGGADMPVVISMLNSYSGWAAASSGFMLTNDLLIITGALVGSSGAILSYLMCKGMNRSFINVLIGGNNKFSNQNKSILKNKDIKNYKKISIENTVDILKNSNSIIIVPGYGLAVSQAQYPLSEIVKKLLLLNITVRFAIHPVAGRLPGHMNVLLAEAHIPYDIVLEMDEINKDFINTDTVLVIGANDTVNPSAQEDINSPISGMPVLEVWKANNIIILKRSMSQGYSGINNPLFYRDNSYMLFGDAKDLINKILKII, from the coding sequence ATGTTTTTTGATAGGTCATTAATATTTATATATACTATATCAGCAATATTATTTATATTAAGTATTGCAAGTCTTTCAAAGAAAGAAACCTCCCAAAGAGGTAATTTACTTGCTATTAATGGTATGCTGATTGCTATTATAATAACCATATTAAAATCACCAATTAATAATATTGGTTATGTATTTGGGGCAATTTTTTTAGGAGCAATTATAGGAATTAGTATTTCTAAAAAAATTGATATGACTAAAATGCCCCAATTAATTGCAATATTACATAGTTTTGTTGGATTAACTGCTATTCTTGTTGGATTTAATAATTATTTATCATTAATTTATAATAAAAACATATTTTACAAAAATATTGATATTCAATTAGTGGAAATATTTATTAGTATTTTTATTGGTTCAATAACTCTAATTGGATCTATTATTGCTTTTAATAAATTATCTGGATTTATTAAATCAGAAACTTTAAATATTAAACATAAAAATAAAATACATATTTTAACTTTATTTACATCATTTATATTTATGATAATTTTTTTAAAAACACATAATATAAAATTACAAATTACAGTTTTAGGTTTAATATTTTTAATTTCACTAATATTTGGTTTTCATTTAATAATGAGTATTGGTGGAGCAGATATGCCTGTAGTAATTTCAATGTTAAATTCATATTCAGGATGGGCAGCTGCATCCTCTGGATTTATGTTAACTAACGATTTATTAATTATCACTGGAGCGTTAGTTGGGTCTTCTGGAGCTATACTTTCATATTTAATGTGTAAAGGTATGAATAGATCATTTATTAATGTACTTATTGGAGGAAATAATAAATTTTCTAATCAAAACAAATCTATTTTAAAAAATAAAGATATTAAAAATTATAAGAAAATATCTATTGAAAACACAGTAGATATATTAAAAAATTCTAATAGTATTATTATTGTTCCCGGATATGGTCTGGCTGTATCTCAAGCACAATATCCTCTTTCTGAGATAGTTAAAAAATTACTTTTATTAAATATTACTGTAAGATTTGCTATTCATCCTGTAGCAGGACGTTTACCAGGACATATGAATGTTTTATTAGCAGAAGCTCATATACCATATGATATAGTTTTAGAAATGGATGAAATTAATAAAGATTTTATTAATACAGATACTGTATTAGTAATAGGAGCTAATGATACAGTTAATCCATCAGCACAAGAAGATATTAATAGTCCTATATCAGGAATGCCTGTTTTAGAAGTATGGAAAGCAAATAATATTATTATTCTTAAAAGAAGTATGAGTCAGGGATATTCAGGAATTAATAATCCTCTATTTTATAGAGATAATAGTTATATGTTATTTGGGGATGCGAAAGATTTAATAAATAAAATTTTAAAAATAATCTAA
- a CDS encoding Rne/Rng family ribonuclease: protein MKRMLINATQHEELRVALVDGQKLYDLDIENSNYKQKKSNIYKGKITRIEPSLEAVFVDYGVDKHGFLPIKEITEEYLSNDNNKNLFNKLNLKNSLSIGKEIIVQISKEERGNKGASLTTFISLAGSYLVLMPNNPSANGISKKIEGENRRNLKKILSLLYLPNNMSLIIRTAGLGKDIETFKSDLKFRLKHWNMIKKIAKNKSAPFLIYQESNIIIRALRDYLYQDINEILIDNPKILKLAKKHINILGRSDLNHKIKLYTGTVPLFSHYQIESQIETAFQRKVRLSSGGSIIIDTTEALTSVDVNSSKATKGIDIEETALNINLEAADEIIRQLRLRDVGGLIVIDFIDMSLLENKKAVEKRLLNNIREDRAKIQINNISKFGLLEMSRQRLRSSLKESNYYLCPRCLGNGNLRDSRSLSLSILRLIEEESFKENTKEVYAIVPVKIASYLLNEKRNAVNAIENRKIRTFIIPNDKLNTPNYSIIRIKHGEDKKNVYFIIKKISKLNANIYNYHYFKNKFLHENIIDKNNKIKTLNIYNQTIMEKKKYPFYIINKLFNFLNRKKFYIKKIKNFFIQKIIFTNKIILNTFNKYFFNNKKYNFNKNINNISDKINLNTEKKLLIWDKKKIIPISKLKFIKNELKPVKLNNNLIFKNQKNYKNNFNYIKLKNFLKIKINQNYYFRKKKYSNTITSNSKISNNDKQTNISNISLEKRIEFNKFKNHIKINKIVLDKIKLHNKKKIMFKTTNIIISDFFYKNSSKIKNNNFITKKKLYRNYISSSEKKIQSNFTNCYNNKLINSSFNLNNKKGAGGHAAKRYATSPVKRP, encoded by the coding sequence ATGAAAAGAATGTTAATAAATGCTACTCAACATGAAGAGTTACGTGTTGCTCTAGTAGATGGACAAAAATTATATGATTTAGATATAGAAAATTCTAATTATAAACAAAAAAAATCTAATATATATAAAGGTAAAATTACGCGTATTGAACCAAGTTTAGAAGCGGTATTTGTAGATTATGGAGTAGATAAACATGGTTTTTTACCAATTAAAGAAATTACAGAAGAATATTTATCTAATGATAATAATAAAAATTTATTTAATAAATTAAATTTAAAAAATTCTTTATCAATTGGTAAAGAAATTATTGTTCAAATAAGTAAAGAAGAACGGGGAAATAAGGGAGCATCATTAACAACATTTATTAGTTTAGCTGGAAGTTATCTAGTTTTAATGCCAAATAATCCCAGTGCAAATGGAATATCTAAAAAAATAGAAGGAGAAAATAGACGAAATTTGAAAAAAATATTATCATTATTATATTTACCCAATAATATGAGTTTAATAATTCGTACTGCTGGATTAGGTAAAGATATAGAAACATTTAAATCAGATTTAAAATTTAGATTAAAACATTGGAATATGATCAAAAAAATAGCTAAAAATAAATCAGCACCTTTTTTAATATATCAAGAAAGTAATATAATTATCAGAGCATTGCGTGATTATTTATATCAAGATATAAATGAAATTTTAATTGATAATCCTAAAATATTAAAATTAGCAAAAAAACATATTAATATTTTAGGAAGATCAGATTTAAATCATAAAATTAAATTATATACAGGAACTGTTCCTTTATTTAGTCATTATCAAATAGAATCACAAATTGAAACAGCTTTTCAAAGAAAAGTTAGATTATCATCAGGAGGATCAATTATTATTGATACTACAGAAGCATTAACATCAGTTGATGTAAATTCTTCTAAAGCTACTAAAGGTATAGATATTGAAGAAACTGCATTAAATATTAATTTAGAAGCTGCTGATGAAATTATTCGACAATTAAGATTACGCGATGTAGGTGGATTAATTGTAATTGATTTTATTGATATGTCACTTTTAGAAAATAAAAAAGCTGTAGAAAAAAGATTACTTAATAATATACGGGAAGATAGAGCGAAAATTCAAATAAATAATATTTCAAAATTTGGATTACTAGAAATGTCTCGTCAGAGACTACGATCTTCTTTAAAAGAATCTAATTATTATTTATGTCCTAGATGTTTAGGTAATGGAAATTTAAGAGATAGTAGATCTTTATCTTTATCTATTTTAAGATTAATAGAAGAAGAATCTTTTAAAGAAAATACAAAAGAAGTATACGCTATAGTTCCTGTAAAAATAGCATCTTATCTATTAAATGAAAAAAGAAATGCAGTGAATGCAATTGAAAATAGAAAGATAAGAACATTCATCATCCCTAATGATAAATTAAATACACCTAATTATTCTATTATACGAATAAAACATGGAGAAGATAAAAAAAATGTTTATTTTATAATTAAAAAAATTAGTAAATTAAATGCAAATATTTATAATTATCATTATTTTAAAAATAAATTTTTACATGAAAATATAATAGATAAAAATAATAAAATTAAAACATTAAATATATATAATCAAACTATAATGGAAAAAAAAAAATATCCATTTTATATAATAAATAAATTATTTAATTTTTTAAATAGAAAAAAATTTTATATTAAAAAAATAAAAAATTTTTTTATACAAAAAATAATTTTTACAAATAAAATTATTTTAAATACTTTTAATAAATATTTTTTCAATAATAAAAAATATAATTTTAATAAAAATATTAATAATATTTCTGATAAAATTAATTTAAATACAGAAAAAAAACTTTTAATTTGGGATAAAAAAAAAATTATACCTATTTCTAAATTAAAATTTATAAAAAATGAATTAAAACCAGTAAAATTAAATAATAATTTAATTTTTAAAAACCAAAAAAATTATAAAAATAATTTTAATTATATTAAATTAAAAAATTTTTTAAAAATAAAAATCAATCAAAATTATTATTTTCGTAAAAAAAAATATAGTAATACTATTACTAGTAATAGTAAAATTTCTAATAATGATAAGCAAACTAATATATCTAATATTTCTTTAGAAAAGAGAATAGAATTCAATAAATTTAAAAATCATATTAAAATTAATAAAATCGTATTAGATAAAATTAAATTACATAATAAAAAAAAAATAATGTTCAAAACAACAAATATTATTATTTCTGATTTTTTTTATAAAAATAGTTCTAAAATAAAAAATAATAATTTTATAACAAAAAAGAAATTATATAGAAATTATATTTCATCAAGTGAAAAAAAAATACAGAGTAATTTTACAAATTGTTATAATAATAAATTAATAAATTCATCATTCAATTTAAATAATAAAAAAGGTGCTGGTGGACATGCTGCTAAAAGATATGCGACTTCTCCAGTAAAAAGACCTTAA
- a CDS encoding RluA family pseudouridine synthase: MYKIIKNKIITIPSTIENQRVDNFLINKFKNVPKSRIYRMLRTGKIKVNKKKILPNFKIKSQDIIKISFIYINKIKPIKNNIILSKIKFFKKMIIFEDEYMLAINKPSGIAVHGGSGINYGIIENFRYLFKKIKFLELVHRIDKETSGVLLIAKKRSILKILQQQLIEKKILKEYIALVKGNCFEKKDIYIKNFLVKNFLNKKIKVKIDHNKGKYSETKFKIIKNYKNFMLIKINPLTGRTHQIRVHMAYLNYPIINDQRYGDNSLNSKFRKNFNINRLFLHAKSLQLIHPKNNKEIKIYAPLSNELNNCLLNLEHY; encoded by the coding sequence ATGTATAAAATAATAAAGAATAAAATCATAACTATCCCATCTACTATTGAAAATCAAAGAGTTGATAATTTTTTAATAAATAAATTTAAAAATGTTCCTAAAAGTAGGATATATAGAATGTTAAGAACAGGAAAAATAAAAGTTAATAAAAAAAAAATACTTCCAAATTTTAAAATTAAATCTCAAGATATAATTAAAATTTCTTTTATTTATATAAATAAAATAAAACCTATTAAAAATAATATAATATTAAGTAAAATAAAATTTTTTAAAAAAATGATAATTTTTGAAGATGAATATATGTTAGCTATTAATAAACCTTCTGGTATAGCAGTCCACGGAGGTAGTGGTATTAATTATGGTATTATTGAAAATTTTAGATATTTATTCAAAAAAATAAAGTTTTTAGAACTTGTACATAGAATTGATAAAGAAACTTCTGGAGTTTTATTAATAGCTAAAAAAAGATCAATATTAAAAATATTACAACAACAATTAATAGAAAAAAAAATACTTAAAGAGTATATAGCTTTAGTTAAAGGAAATTGTTTTGAAAAAAAAGATATTTATATTAAAAATTTTTTAGTAAAAAATTTTTTAAATAAAAAAATTAAAGTAAAAATAGATCATAATAAAGGAAAATATTCAGAAACTAAATTTAAAATTATTAAAAATTATAAAAATTTTATGTTAATAAAAATAAATCCGTTAACAGGCAGAACACATCAAATTAGAGTTCATATGGCTTATTTAAATTATCCTATAATTAATGACCAAAGATATGGTGATAATAGTTTAAACTCTAAATTTAGAAAAAATTTTAATATAAATAGATTGTTTTTACATGCAAAAAGTCTACAATTAATACATCCTAAAAATAATAAAGAAATTAAAATTTATGCTCCATTAAGTAATGAATTAAATAATTGTTTGCTAAATTTAGAACATTACTAA
- the rpmF gene encoding 50S ribosomal protein L32, which produces MAVQKHKKSRSKRGMRRSHNKLSNNKFLLINKKTGKKYLFHHMTDDGFYKGIQIINKNNK; this is translated from the coding sequence ATGGCTGTTCAAAAACATAAAAAATCAAGATCTAAAAGAGGTATGAGACGGTCTCATAATAAATTATCTAATAATAAATTTTTATTAATTAATAAAAAAACAGGTAAAAAATATTTATTTCATCATATGACTGATGATGGATTTTATAAAGGTATACAAATTATAAATAAAAATAATAAATAA
- a CDS encoding ACP S-malonyltransferase, with translation MKKFAAIFPGQGTQFIKMIYSLYIKYKIIRDTFNSASEVLQYDLWNIIKNGPLKKLNITYYTQPAILTTSIAIYRLWLQKNNIIPNIVTGYSLGEYTAMVCSDIISFIDAIKIVKYRGKLMHQISSNLNDFNINGYYMQTIIGLKKKK, from the coding sequence ATGAAAAAATTTGCTGCTATTTTCCCTGGGCAAGGCACCCAATTTATTAAGATGATATATTCATTATATATAAAATATAAGATTATAAGAGATACATTTAATTCTGCTTCAGAAGTTCTGCAATATGATTTATGGAATATTATTAAAAATGGCCCATTAAAAAAATTAAATATAACATATTATACTCAACCTGCTATTTTAACTACATCTATAGCTATATATAGATTATGGTTACAAAAAAATAATATTATACCTAATATAGTTACTGGATATAGTTTAGGTGAATATACTGCTATGGTATGTAGTGATATTATTAGTTTTATAGATGCTATTAAAATAGTAAAATATCGAGGTAAATTAATGCATCAAATATCATCTAATTTAAATGATTTCAATATAAATGGATATTATATGCAAACCATTATTGGTTTAAAAAAAAAAAAATAG
- the fabG gene encoding 3-oxoacyl-[acyl-carrier-protein] reductase, whose protein sequence is MLKNFNLKNKIALVTGANKGIGYSIANTFIKYGVYVIGTSTNIYGIKKINNYLGKNGVGLILDLKNKSPYIINNLIRYIIKNFKTLDILVNNAGIIYDKLVLNMKDYQWDNVLQINLTSIFRICREVIYYMIKRSFGRIINISSIVGITGNIGQANYAASKSGIIGFSKSLAKEVASKGITVNVISPGYIKTDMTSHLKKKNYDNIISQIPSKRFGYPQEIADAVIFLASDKASYITGETLNINGGLYMG, encoded by the coding sequence ATGTTAAAAAATTTTAATTTAAAAAATAAAATAGCTTTAGTAACAGGAGCAAATAAAGGAATAGGCTATAGTATAGCTAATACATTCATAAAATATGGAGTATATGTAATAGGTACATCAACTAATATTTATGGAATAAAAAAAATTAATAATTATTTAGGAAAAAATGGAGTCGGGTTAATTCTTGATTTAAAAAATAAATCACCTTATATTATTAATAATTTAATTAGATATATTATTAAAAATTTTAAAACTTTAGATATACTTGTTAATAATGCAGGAATTATATATGATAAACTTGTATTAAATATGAAAGATTATCAATGGGATAATGTTTTACAAATTAATTTAACTTCTATTTTTAGAATTTGTAGAGAAGTTATTTATTATATGATAAAAAGATCATTTGGTCGTATAATTAATATTAGTTCAATTGTTGGCATAACTGGTAATATCGGGCAAGCTAATTATGCAGCATCAAAATCAGGAATTATTGGATTTAGTAAATCTTTAGCTAAAGAAGTAGCTTCAAAAGGTATTACTGTAAATGTTATATCTCCTGGATATATTAAAACTGATATGACATCACATCTTAAAAAAAAAAATTATGATAATATCATATCACAAATTCCATCTAAACGTTTTGGTTATCCTCAAGAAATAGCTGATGCTGTAATTTTTTTAGCTTCTGATAAAGCATCTTATATAACAGGAGAAACACTTAATATTAACGGGGGATTATATATGGGGTAA
- the acpP gene encoding acyl carrier protein: MSNSITKRVKKIIIDQLGIKKEDITNSSSFKEDLGADSLDTIEIIMALEEEFNIEILDEDAEKITSIQEAINYINNYKN, encoded by the coding sequence ATGAGTAATTCTATTACTAAACGTGTTAAAAAAATTATTATTGATCAATTAGGAATAAAAAAAGAAGATATTACAAATTCTTCTTCTTTTAAAGAAGATTTAGGAGCAGATTCTCTTGATACTATTGAAATTATAATGGCATTAGAAGAAGAATTTAATATTGAAATTTTAGATGAAGATGCTGAAAAAATTACTTCTATTCAAGAAGCTATTAATTATATTAATAATTATAAAAATTAA